From Solanum stenotomum isolate F172 chromosome 2, ASM1918654v1, whole genome shotgun sequence:
TCAATTTGCCTCATCGACTAATTAGCCTGTCGGCTGGACTCAAATTTTTGCACACACGGAACTAATAGAAAAACTAccaaaaaaaggaaatgttaaaatttgtccatttgtcaaaaataattacaaccgttaattaatatacaaaaaagaCACACAAGTGACACGCAATGTAAAGTGTCATTGTTATATATCAGCTTAAATACCTTCAACACAACTGTATAAATACACGTGTACTCACTAAGAAAAACATCTCAACCAACTAACTCTTAACTAACTAAGCTAATTGATCAATTTACATGAAAAGAACAAAgctacaaattaaaatatcgCATATTTTTTCTTAAGGAGTAATCCGTTTAAGGAGGGGCTCGCGTCTGATTAGCTAGTTAGTAAGGCAATAGCTGGGTTTTACTCTTTGTGGGACTTAATCTAACAACATGAGCTGACGACAATCATACATACATCACCTCCGTCCACGTTCTGGATTTTTGTCTTGCTTGTTTCTaggtaatttttttgtaaaattattagTAGCTAATTATATTGATACTAAGAAGGCAGGAAATTGAAATATTAAGGCTTTTAAAAGGTTTAAAATTAACAAATCAACCATCgacatcaaatatatatatggttCTTTCATTAAATTGGATTTCTTGCTACATATTCATGTGTTGCTTAGCTGTTGCAGTGTCAAGGCGCTATCAATAACATGTTGCTAAATAGATGGATCTTATGAGCGTTCATGAATGATAAATTGAAAGTTGGATACTATCATACAAATTTGTATTGGGGCTGGATGGCAAATTGACCCTTGAATGCAGTGATAGAAGGGAGCTTAACTGTATAACCCATCCATCAAGCTTCAAATCCAAACAGtattataataacaaaaaaacaaaaaatcctTAATTAAGAGAACAAAGAAGAGGTTCAAGTTGTAAGTAATAATATAAACTcgtaattataaattaataatttctaAGATCATTTATAAACTATAGTTGTACACTTGTACAAGAACCATCTACTGCGATAAATGGACAACTCATGACAATTGCCAAGATTTCTTTCAAGTAAAAGATATGTGGTGGTCAGTAGTGCAATAATGTTAAAGTAGATTTTTAATATGGGGCACTTGGGATTAATTTCAATCTCCATCACTGGTGGCACACACAATTTTCCACTTTACATTAATTgatatgacttagttttcatgtacattatattcaaattcacTATTTGGAAAGGCATGGAAATTTCACAACCACAAAGATTTGGATATTATTCATTTCTTGCCCAAATCAAGAGAGTACTTGTTGGATTAATTTTCCACACAATATTTGATATCAATTTTGAAGTTCCAACTAATTCATTTCCCTTACCGAGGGAAGGTTctccaatatatattatatatattaaactcactaaattaatactcaGTTAATTAATAGCTTCTCTAAGATAATAGTTTCTTCCGATCCCAACTTGggccaatgaaaaaaatcactcatttcgataaaataatataagacaatttagtgaaatatgattctattgtgttctgttttttgttaaaatttaaatctagttgaagctcatctctaacttttctaaTTGCATCAAAAGGTTTTGGTGTTGTCTTTTCGAACTGCACCATAAAATTATGAAGAGTTGTAAATGTGATAAGTGCATCCTTACGCATAATTGGTTAATTCCGAATGTATTGcatcatcttcaactttatcatcaacatttttttttcaatagtatccacaattttttctaaattttgaacccctaaacatgtatcattttcacCCATCCAACGAGTTATTAACATCCATTTTATTGCTATAGCTGAGATTATTAATCATGACAtcaagttcatgaatgattTTTTCACAAGTGGGTTCATTTAAAATCTTTGAGATTTCATCCCAAACGAATTTTGTGATATCGAAACACTCTTTTaagttaataaatattaatttattgattaaatgatacctctataaattaataatattttatgatccCACccatattaatttagtgagattttattatatatattttatgtttaagaCTCAAACTCggaatatttaattaatgatggAGAAAATTCCCGTAATTGCttatattttgattatataaCAAAATCCTTTGTCTTTTGATAATTCTGTTCATTTAATAGTTAAACTCGCATACTTCATTTCAAACAATAGGTTTTCATAATTTCATTAATAAGCTATtcaaatattagtaaaaattgattaatttttttgaagctGCCTTCAATCtactaattatattttagtAATTATAGATATATTTCATATTTGCCACTCTTGCTTTCAGGTccaaaaatttcttcttttaaatctctttccctttttcttgGTCTTATATTCTGTTGACTGAGACACTGAGTGTGTTAGGTAgggaggaaaacattttcttctaattttttcatatttatttcattggttaagatttttgaaaaagaggaaaatgatTTCGCTTGGAATAGGAAAAACAAGTTTTACGAGTGACATTCCATATTGATCGTATCCTCTCTACCCTCCAACACACGTCATCCCTACCCCATGTAGGCTGTAGCGCCCATCCCTATCCCCATTCCCCACCACAAcctttcataatatttatttagattaaatatatacaattctttttaagataatattttcgCTTAAATATAGAACACGAAGAAAAAAatctaatattttccttttgtagCGAACGGACATATAATCCCTTGAGAGTCAACTTGTATGctaattgaaataattttaagaaaaacaatATACGTAATAGTATTATTCACACTCATGCAAAGTACTACAACATGTAGGTGACTTAAAACGCCAAATTGATCAAGTAACGCTTACATCAAACACAAGAGTACTGTAACACACATACAAATTATTTAGGTGCTGAGTATTAATTAAAGGATAGATTGATCAGCACACAACAAAGAGAGGTAAATATATTATGATAGGAGAATTAATTGAAGAAATGATGCTTCTTCTTTCCCTCagcttcctcctcttcttcctttgcttccTTCTTCTCATGATGTTCATGGAATGCAAATCCACCAGCACCAATTGCAGCAACGGCTGCTATTTCTTCCTCTATCTTGTGCTTGTGTGCATTCTCTGGGTCTTTCTCTGCCTTGTGCTTCTCATGCTGAAATTTTCATACCATAAAAaattaatggaagaagaaattatcataaaaatggAGCAGCATACGTAGTtgctccctctgtttcaatttgtttgtctggttttaATCACTTGACACGGAATTTCAAAAAGTAAAGAGAAGACATTTGAATGTTTTATCTTAAACTAAAGACACGCaggatgtaccaaaatgtcctttaatcttgtagttttaaacatgtcacgtggaaagttagaattaaagagtcTGTATGAAAATTTTTTACCAAAGCAAAGGCACCAGCAGCAACAGCTCCGAGTCCCCCAATTTCTTCAAGATGCTTGTGGTGTTTCTTCTCTTCCTTATAATCCTCAGAAGTTTTGGTTTCACTTTCATTCTCTTCATAATTAGTAGTCTCACCAACTCCTCCACCATAGCCACCTTCCTCATTACCATAACTTGTTTTCTCACCATATTTGTTGTCATCTCCCCCACCATAACTAGGTTTCTCTCCGTATCCGCTATCTCCATAACTAGTTTTCTCTCCATACTTGTTGTCATCTCCCTCACCATAACTAGTTTTCTCTCCATACTTGTTGTCATCTCCCTTACCATAACTTGTTTTCTCACCATATGTATTATCTCCTCCGTAGGAGGTAGGTTTTTCACCATATGTATCATCACCATAACTAGTTTTCTCACCATATTTGTTGTCATCTCCGAATGTGGTAGTTTTTTCGCCATATGTATCATCACCATAACTAGTTTTCTCACCATAGGTGCTAGTTTTTTCACTCTCTCCATAGGTTGTTTCTTCATATGTAGTTTTCTCAACGGGGGTGTCTTCCTCCTCGTTCTTGTGGTGGTGGAAGAGACCACCAAAGTGATGTTTCTTCTCTTCAGCCATGATGTTTTTTGGTGataattttgtatgaaaaaaatgtAGTATTAGTAGAACAAAATATATACTTTGGGATGTTTTTTTCTTGTTAGTATTGAGTGGTATTTATAAGTGGAGGTGAAGTGGggactaattaattagtttgttcAATGAACGTGTACAAGTTCTTATCCAatattcatgatttatttttatgatgGAAGTTTGTTACGTGGATTTTCAATCCAAGTGGAGAAAATAATCGAAGCAAGCTTAATTCAATTGTTAAAAGCAGCGCAGCTGATATGATGTATGACTTGCTTTAttcattttgtttgtttatgggGGAAAAaactttacttttgttttttccCCGTAATTAACGTCTCTAATTACGTATCTATTATGATGTGCCCGTTCATTTTAGTTTGTTTGCTTCATTAGTTCTTTAatctgtttaaaaaaattatttgttcaaTTATTACTTGTTGAATAAAACCATTGATTCAATGAGTGttataaactaaaaatttcaaaagtcttggttatttatttcttaaattatgtGCCAGGTTATAAAATTGTGAGTATTGTTTCAGAGTGGAAAATGATTttagagtaatttttgaatttttatgaataatttgaaataaaaaataattatttttttgaaattcctgaaaatttcaaatttttatgaCTAATGTATCGAGATTCAACTGAAAGACAAACCTCCTtattttaaaatcacaagatatTTTGAGGATGACAACGAGATGTTTGGCCGCAAATTATCAGATCAATACGCGTTTGCTATACGCTTTGATCAACTGTGAGTTTAttagttactttttttattcaGATTTCAGATAGTCTTTGTCATAACGTTAATTAAACATTACTgttactaaaagaaaaaaagaagagaaacatAACTCGTTTTTATAGAATTTGTTAATCTTTCAACAATGTCACGTTATCTGTATATTTAAGATCCTATTAAAAGCACAAAGAAAAAGTTGGATATCACACTTGGACATGTTGAATATTTTGAACCTAATTAATCCCCAACCCCTCCCCACATGAAATGCTTGATATATAGTAATTTCTTTTAACTATACAAAGAAATTGTGATCGATTGGTTGGAAATAAATTATgtcaaattaattatatctaGATAAGTTACTTCACCATGTATATTAAATTAACTTATCCTATCGTTTAATACTAAAgtataaataatgaaataaacaaTTTTAGAACTGTCTAATATCTCCAAccaaatacaaaattaaataatcttatattttatccctaaaattattttatcttatacTCCAAGCCAGACGGCTCGTTAAGGTATTGATAGCGTCAGCATTATGATTATTTTGAGGAGTGTCGGCAAAAGCTTTTTAGTCGAATAGTTTATTTGTATGCTAGTCTTTAATTTGTTGGTTTACTGTCTTTGTCCGTCTAACTGCCATTCTAAAGGGAAATAAACCCTAGCCTCCCCTCCTCCTCCCCAtccaat
This genomic window contains:
- the LOC125854265 gene encoding stress protein DDR48-like, yielding MAEEKKHHFGGLFHHHKNEEEDTPVEKTTYEETTYGESEKTSTYGEKTSYGDDTYGEKTTTFGDDNKYGEKTSYGDDTYGEKPTSYGGDNTYGEKTSYGKGDDNKYGEKTSYGEGDDNKYGEKTSYGDSGYGEKPSYGGGDDNKYGEKTSYGNEEGGYGGGVGETTNYEENESETKTSEDYKEEKKHHKHLEEIGGLGAVAAGAFALHEKHKAEKDPENAHKHKIEEEIAAVAAIGAGGFAFHEHHEKKEAKEEEEEAEGKKKHHFFN